The Oreochromis niloticus isolate F11D_XX linkage group LG18, O_niloticus_UMD_NMBU, whole genome shotgun sequence DNA window AGGAAGGTCGAGGGGCCTTCTCTAGCTTCTCGACCAGCCTTTGCAGCTTAGAGGTTTCGGATGTAGGAGTGGGGGCTATGGAGGAAGGCAGGGAAGATGCATTGGTAGTTGTGGGTGGACCTGTGACTTTAGGAAAagaggagaaaggaaaggaaagctgGGAATGGCTTGAAGAAGCATGTTGGTGGGAGCCTGGAGCAGAAGGTAGAGGGGTGCGGAGCAAGCCCAAAGCTGGATGGTTGTAGAGGGATGAGTGTGCAGCTGGGGTAGAAGAAGGTGTGGAGACATTTGGGAAAAGAAGCTTAGGTAGGTGGGCTAGCTGGGAATAGGCAGCAGGGGAAAGCACCGGGGCATGAGGAGGAGTGTTTTCATCAAAGTGATGCTGCTTGGCACCCTTGAATAATCCTGTGATGGCAGAAGATGAGGACAAGGAAGGGTTTGAGAGAAGGGAGGTTGCGAGAGATGAGGTGGAGGAAGACGATGAGGAGGATGAGTTGGATGAGCCAGTTGTGATAGATGCTGCAGCAGCTACCACTGCAGCTCTATTAAGCTGCAGGAGAGAGTGGGAAATCAATGCTAGATCAACACTCGGGGGCAGGGGTAGGGAAGATGGGGTCGATCCTCCAGAAGCCCCTAGTGGTAGCCCAGTACTAGAACCACTGATTTCCAAACTGTCTCCAGCTGTTTCATCCTCAGCCCTATTTTTTCGCTTCTTCTGTATCGTATTCATGGCACTACTACTGCTACCGCTGCTCATGTTTTGTCCCATATCCGATCCCCCAGTAGTCCCTAATGCAATCCCAAACAAAGACGGTGGCAGAAGTGAGAGCGAAAGCTCAGGGTTTTGTTCTCTGTGCCGCAGGAAATGAACTTTGAGGTTGCCTCGTGTAGTGAAGCGGCTGAGGCAGACTGGGCACTGGTAGGGTCGTTCCCCCGTGTGTGAGCGGAGATGTATCTGCAGGGCTGAATCACTGCTGAACATTTTTCCACAAAAGCGACAGGCATGCTGGAGACGGCCGCCAGTGTTGTTGGAACTGGATGCAGAAGAAGATTCTCCTCCATTAGAAGCAGATTGCAGAGCATGTTGTGAGTTTGGGACTATAGGTACTGATGTGGGGAGCGGTGTGTTAAGGAAGGAGAGACCACTGTGCCCGCTCACTGAAGTAGTATTTGGAGACTTCTCATGAAGATACCGACTGGGTAGAGCTAATGACAGTGCTAGTGGATAGGTGGAGGAAGCCACTGTGGTGGCAACAGAGGAAGAATTCAAGGGAGCTGATGAGCGAGAGCTCACCCTTGTGAATCCATGAGCACCAGCTGCCCCACCTGTTTCCTCCATCTGCACCTTGTGAGGCTGCAGGATTTGAGACAAGGAGGTGCATTGCTGTGTGGGCTTGTTGACTGCTTGGGAGGGAAGCAGGGAGGAGAAGCATGCTAGAAGAGGAGCCATAGAGGTGGAAGGCTGAGATGCAGTTGGCTGGGTTATTGGACTAGATGCCCTTTTACTGCCTTCCAGGCAGAGCTGAGACACAGAAGGGAGAAGATGTTGGGCAGGTGCGTCTATGCTATAGGAGGCTCCACCAAGGCGTAGGACCTGTCTACAGATCTCCTCTGTTATCTGCATCTGGTGAATTTGTCTTTGCTGCAACACCCGAAGCTCCTCCAGGATCAAAGCTATGCTCAGCTGGGTCCTAGAAGGTGCGCCCGAGGCAGATGACACTCCAGGGCTTGGGGTAGGTGTAACAGGACTCGGAGGGCCTTCGGGCACACGACTGGGGCTTCCAGGGTGTGGTGGAGGACATAgagaagcagaggaggaggaggaggaggaagaggttgTGGTGGTGGCTGATAGTCCCAGCTTGGGAGAGGCCATTTGTGAGCTTCTAGGAGGGTACGTAACAGCACTTACAAAAGCTGCGGAATTGCTGGCAAACAACTTAAAGCCAGGTGAGAATTGTATGTGGGATGCGAGAGGGGAGTAAGGGAAGTCTGATGAAAGGGAGGGCTGTAGGTCtttgagaggctgctggtgcGGCTTTATCGGTGAACAAGGTAGTGATTGACCCTCAGTAAGTTGAGAGGCGATCTGAGAGCCCTTGAGAGATGAACAGAGCGTAAGGGGCAGCTGGGAGCTTTGAGGAGAAGACAAAGAGCACAAAGTAGAATCCGTGATAAATGAAAAGAAGTGTGACTTCAGTGCCGAGGTGTCATCTGCAGGtattgaaaaaaaggaaaagaaatttaGGTGGCTACTTAACGTGAAGGgaatgaaaaaattaaatggTCTGTAGGAGGTGACTTTTAGCCTCAAGGGTTAATTTCCAGCCAACTAAACTAAATGTTTTCTCCTGTTCTCTTTGTGCTGCTTCTTTACTGCTgtctgcacacagacacacatgcttgcacacaaacacacacatgcactcagaATATACTACTCACCCGCAGAGGAGACCACCTTGTTTCcagggaaacacacacaagaCAATGGACTCTACTCTCCCCACCTCCACTTCCCTAATAAAAAATAAGACGCATCCTAAGGCACTCTTTCATCtatggctttttttctttcttttttcctccattcAGTCTGTCTTACTGAAGAGCCCATCCCCCATTGGCCCAGTAGGGGTGTCAAGAGCTAGTTCTTAGTCAAGTACTAAACACTTTGCAGGGTATCTGACTGGCTAGTAAAACTGACTTTAAACAGTTGGGGGTCCCATTCCTGATAGGCCAGCCAGAGGAAGAGTTTGTcgtgcaaacaaaacaaaaaggccATGACAGACATGACGACTCAGCAAATATGTTCTGCAAGCAAACTCAGCCTGAACTTGCAAAACACAAAGCTTACCTGTCAATTCATGACACACAGGTAGAAAAAAGGTAACACTTTGTATACTCACGTGCACCCAAATGCATACAGAACTTCCTGCTGTTAGCTCAACAGCTACAATTTTGTGACACAATGGGGTCCCTATTCCTGTAACTGAAGTGGACAAGcgaacacaaatacacacaactgtgtgtacagacacacacgcgcgcCTTCACATACACGTCTTCGTGGGTATGTTCATGCTTCAGTGGCTAGCAACAAAGCTGAATGGGGACAATGGGCTGTTGCAGTTAGAACACCTTATACAGTGCCCCACAAAGTTTCCTTTTCCTTGACCTTCTCGTGCTCATGTCTTTGCTTCAAACCCTAATCCTTTTCGTAGCACACGCCTTCAGATTCACCTTGCATTGTTTTTCAGTGATACTGCTTTcgatttattgtgtttttctgaaatgtGGGTGGTCTGTGTCTTTGAAACTGGCAGTGTGAGAGGAGGGAAGATACTTGGGTTTAATGGGGCCAAGGAAGCAGCTTAAGGCTGAAACCTGCACAGAAGGAATTAAAGCGTCTGCACTCAAATTATTCCAGCAAGCCATTTTCTTAGCACACCGCTATAACATGCACATTTAACTTTGGTTAAACTTTTAGCGCAAATGAACTCAATTTAAACACTTAAACTGAATTAATTAAAGGCTGATTAAGGGTAAATGATTACATCTCAGTCAACAAAacttaaaatataaacaataaaaacatatttgaagtccCAAAGGAGATAATAGTCATTTTAATTCAAACTGTAAATATACCTCCTAAATAAGCACTACACTTTTATGTACTTGCACTTGTCCACTATTAAAAGGCACAAACCACATGCTAAGAAAAGGTTACGTCTTCTATACTACGGCATCCAATGTGAATATCGTCTTAGTTATTATTGATCATTGTTCTATTGATTTATATAGTCTATGTCTCACCATGCTCAAGTTTCCGACAGGCACCCAGGGTCGGGCTCATAAGCTGCTGGGGTCGTTTCTGTTTCCGACGGGACATGCTTCAACAGGATGGGACCGACGCAGGGGCGCATTGGCCAACACACAACTTTTACTCTGTCTCCCTGCGCACTGAAAAAAGCAGGTAACTAAATTACTTagacaaaaaaatgaaagaaaaaaaagaattaaataaataaagacaaactacagcatggCTTCCAAAAATCTGACACCGGGTGATCCGGTTCGATTAGACTTAATAAAGTGGCTCCACGTTGGTGGCATTGTGGAGAAGAGGGGGGAATACAAGAACCAAAAAGGCATGTGTGACAGTTTCTCTCAACAAGTCTTTCTGTTCTGAAAACACGGCGTTGGCCCTCCTTctctggacacacacagacacacacacactcccacacacgcatacacacagcTCACTTGTTCATCCACTACTTTGCATTCAAATGGCGAGTGAACACCCCATCTTTTGAGCCGAGAGTCCACTGCTTCTGTTCGGTAAACCCTTACACATTTACGCACAAGTTCGTCACATTATGAGTCCTCCCCGAGCTGTCGATTATTAAAACGAGTAAAAGGTAATAGAGCGCAAGGAAGGAAGAAATTCATATCCGCTAAAATCTTGCTTCCCGAGACTATAAATCAAACGCACCCTGTCACGGGGCGTCTTGTCGAACACCGACACTTCAAAGTGTGCGTGGGCTGTGTTCCCCCCTCCCGACGCCTCCACAAACAGCCTCCCGCGTGAGCTCGGTGAAACAGAGTGCCTGAAATCAGGTGAAATTTGCAACAATGACGTCGAGGGAGCGCAGCTGAGTGAACATCACCCTCTCCGAGCCTCTCCAACACATAAGGCCACTGACTGGAGACACAATGCTCCCTTTTTAAACCTTATCACGGCTGCTTAGCACGTGGAGTTGGAAAAAAACAGCCATGGTGaggagaaaaatacattttccacTTGGGCCCCGTGACAGTCCCCCACCCAAGAGCATCCACCTTCTTCCCTCTCTTACTGGGGCTTGGGCAGAATAATAATGGAGCCAAAATTCTAAATCAGTAATTAATACGAGTGATAACCATCCATTAGTCTGACGTTCTTAACAGCAATATTATATTGGGCAAAAGGCTCTCTGTCCAAACCAGGCAGTGATTTCGGAATATTGTAGGGATTAAAAAGGAAATCATTTGGCTAATAACCTACGCGTCATTGTGTAATCGCTGGTGTTTTGTAAAAGAGAATGAAGCCATAACTCTAATAGCAGACAAACAGTCGAAGCGGATAATCTCATCCCTTTTAACCTGGGATGATATTATCATCATTCCAACAAGGCCTTCTTATTCTTCTTAATATTAGTATGATTTTCGTGCCATCTCGCCAGTTTGATCGCGTATACAAAGGCTGAACGCGCGCGCTGTATGTGTATGTGGGCACCAGTGTTTGGAAACCAAGCTCAAAATCTGGCCCTGAGATGCGCGTCCCCGCTACTGTACGGCGACCTGTTGCACGCCACGCGCGTTCCTACATCATAACAAGTTATGATTCATAAATATTATGACTTCTCCGGAAAAGAAAATGCAGTCCCGGATGTGCATTTCCCCCACAGGCCGCGCGTCGCCGACACAAGCCCGTTAAAtataacacaaagaaaacttaCCATGTTCGAAACGATGAATTTTTGGCAGCGATATTGTGTAatgacaggagagagagagagagagagagggagagagagtgggGAAGCCGGGGAGCTTGTGTTGGGAAAGATCGGCTCCGTCTCTCAGCCGGGACACTGGCGCAGCATTTTCCTATTCACTGCCAGGGATGCGCAGTCACACAGCCGcatttttttcaattatttatcTCCGTAGAAAACCGCGTTCTTTCTCTTATGACAAAGGGTTATTATGCCTGAGTGTGTTCACCCAGAGTCCAGGGTCAGGAGCGAAAGCAGGACCGGTGCAGATAGCCGTAGCCTGCTCGCTACAAGGGGAGgattatgtttttttccccccttagcCGTAGATTACGTGCCGCTCTTCCTCCCCTCTTTGTATTTGTCGGGGCCTGCTCCTGTCCGGCCTGTCTGCGCTAGCTGcggtgctgtctgtctgtctgctaaGCTGGCTCGGTGTCTGTCTCCCTGTCTCTTATAATTAATGGCCCTCGCCGCCAGACGGTCCTTAGGAAAACTGTGACCACGGTTACCTCCACATTGGCTCTCAGTGTGCATGTCACATAGGAGTGCAGGCCCGGGAGCGCGCACACCTCTGATCCAGACATGAATCCATGTAGGATTTAAGATTTGTGCGGGTGACAGAGGTTCCCATTGATGAAAATAACAACCACTATTGACTCATATTAataatgatttcttttttttctttttaaaggttAGATATCTCTGTAGATGTAGTCCACAGACTAATGTTGTATTgaattatcaaaaaaaaaaaaaaagaaaagaaaagaaaaagtgagcAGCCCACTTGAGCCACTCTATCATTATATTTCGTTCATTTTGGAGACAATAATGTGAAAATCCGTAGAAGTAAGTGATGATATAAAGAAAAATTCTAGTCTCCTCCAGAGTATTTACAGGTAATTTATCTTTCTTTGGTGACCCCTATgagaaaatatgaataattCCCCGGTCTGTTCATGCACCGCTTGTAGTAACGCTAAACAGTGTGAAAAGCTTCTGCTGTGAGTTTCTTTGTGCAATACAACACTTATTTTGTCAGCTAATGATGTCTGTTGTGCCAGCAGCCTCATTTTTTATTAGTATTACTGTCATGATATTGATTTTTGTCTTATCTGAACTCATAAGAATATCTCCCTATAAGCAGACAGGTGCGGTGGTTTGTGTGCTACAGCAATAAAGCCACTAGGTGTCTCTCAAAGACAAAAATGAGTGGCGTGTTAAAAAAGAATACCGGTACTACGTAATTAGATACTGAACGAGTTTAGAATATCTCTTTAAACATAACATTAACTACCAAAGTGGTCAGTAAAAGGAATGCAAGAAAATCCAActcaaaactctacacacaataCTCCGTAGTAAGAAAGTGAAAGTAACTGGCTTGAAATTCTTGcatatgtatttaaaaaaaacaaaaaaacaaaacaaaaacaaacaaacactcaaAATTGAGTTCAGGTGCATCCTGTTTCCACTGATCTTCTGTCAGTTTCTACAAGTCTACCTGTGGTAAACTCAGTTgattggacaatggaaaggcaCACATCTATACAAGGTCCCATAGTTGACAGTGCACGTCAGAGCTCAATCTGAACCATGACGTCCAGAGACTTGTCTGTGGATCTTCAAGACAGGATTGTATTGAGGCAAAGATTTGGGGAAGGGTAGATCTGCAACAGGAGGTCCCAGTGAGCACTGTGGCCTCTATCATCTGTAAATGGAAGACGTTGGGAACCAGCAGGACTCTTCATAGAGCTGGCTGCCTGGCCAGTCTGAGCAACTGGGGTAGAAGGACATTAGTTACACAAGCCTCGTGTGTGGAGGAAACCAAGCACTGCTCATCAATTGGCCAATACCATCCCTACAGTGAaccatggtggtggtagcatcgtAGCATCATCGTAATATAGATTACAAAGTCTGTGAGAGGTGAAAGGTGACTGGAGTGCAGGTCAAACCACCAGAGGAATCATTCACATAGCCTATTGATTCTGAGGCTGTGTCCCCTTTGTGAGAGTAGTAGTAGATTGTGAAATGGTAGGCAAAGAACAAAATTGTGTCTGCTGCCACCACCAAACCTATAACCCCCTATGGCTTCACTTCTGTCAAAGACTCTCTATCTGGCTACAAATAAGCCTGCAAGGCAGATAACAGAGGACGGTGACAACTAGAAACTAATTTGGTCAAAAAGACATAATCCAGAGTCAAGTAGGCCAGTGAATATCCAAGTGGAAAATGAGATGAGGGTGGATACCATTGCAGTTTTTGTGCAGTCCCACACTGGGCAGGCCATGGAAATACTTCTCTGCAGAAATCAGTAGCATGAAAACCAAACTGGAGGTCAGACCAGTGTGCGCTATTAAAAATTCTGCTTATGATGAAGACAGTTGTGGTCCTGACCTGAATGACATCTGACAGGAGCAGTTTTATGGCAAAGATCAGAACTGCtatgtcttctttttttattagacACAAGCAAGCATGGCAGGCCATGAAGCTTtcaggcagtgcatctcacatGTTGCAGAGTGTGACGCCTGAGAAAATCCaaaaaaatccccccaaaacaaaTGAGTTATCTGCAGAGTCAAAATCCTACTATTACACCAAGAAATTAACTAAATACTAGGAGAAATATCCATAAAAGTCTAGTAAGTACAGCTGTGATATGATTTAGGTTTAAGTGACAAAACACAAGCTGAGGATCTATTGTACAAACTTATAAAGAGGGTCCATTTCTTTTATTGAATTACTCACCTGTGCATCCGTGGTTTATCCTTTTCAATGGAAACATACAAAGCCTTTCATAAAAacttaaatacaaaatgaataTTGGGAATTATGTTAAGTGTTATTGTATGCATATTTGGCTGTGGAGCAGGAATAAATTCTGGAAATCAAACTCAACAAAAGACATACCGTACACGATAGCTGTTAGTGGTCACAACGGAAGGGCAATGTGAATATCTGCTGAGTTTTCtttcctccacttgtccacAGCTAGAAAACATGTTggtattaaaaacacacacgagGAGGATTAGATTATTAGTCAGTGTGATTATTTTCTTCTTGTCTGTAATTGTCtgtacaaccaaatttccccctgtgggacaattaaatgattattctattctatctatTCTAATGAAGCTCGTTAATGACGGTTCTCTGCTTGGTTGCAACCTGTGGTAGCGAACGTCCACACCTGTACAGCTTACATTTATAACAATGACAGTGTTGCACGTGCtgcaaatatttcatttttctagTTCAACAACTGCAGGCATTCACTGTTCCAGTGTGTTGAATGATACAAAGTTGAAAAATAGAATCATCAAATTTCATTTGCTACACAGtgccttgtgttgctcacatcacttcctgttatcTAGATTGCATTTTACCTTAGTTTGTAAAGTGAGCGCAGTACTCAGTGTTAAGGGGaagatatttgtttttattgttgttagGGGCCCGATTGAGCATCGTCCTGACACCATTACATTCATACCACTCtccaaaaagaaggaaaatgggACAATGGTGGTCTGGCTGGACCTCGTAAATACCTACATGTCCTTACTCAAATAAAGGTAAAGAGACAATGAGTGCTACCATAGTTCAGGGATTATGCTTGACTACTCTAACAACCTCACTCTGATCCTCTTGCCTTGTCATTGAGACTTACGTTAAAAAAGTGAGTTTTGGATGCACCACTTTACTCTTAAGAGTCTAGTGAATAAAGAGCCCTTtatgatccatccatccatccatccatccatccatccatccatccatccatccatccatccatccatccatccatccatccatccatccatccatccatccaaaccACTTTTCCAGGGTGCTGAAAATTATCCTACCTGGCAGTGGATGAAAAGCAGGGTACACCCCAATGGGCCACCAGTCTATCACAAGGCTAACCCACTAGATAGACAACCATTCaggctcacattcacacctacagccagtTTCAAACCACAAACAAGTGAAGGAAAAGTGTTTGCAGCCTGAGAGACACACTATCCATCCCGGCAACCATGGAAGCCTGGCAAGCCGCAGCAGAGAACCCAGACTTATTAGGGTCGGTTTAAGGCCTCTGCTGCTCAGAACCTACTACATGCTGGATATCACTGAGGCCAGAATTTGTTTTAACCACGGGTCCAGAGAATAGTCGCAGTTATGGTAGCACCACATGGGCACGATCATTATCACCCATCTGATGGTTTTAAGACCCAAAACATCCTATGACCTTAGGCAACATTACTGATTGAAGAGTCCAGGATATTATACTTTCAAATTACTCATACTGTTAAGTCaattaataaataacaaaagAGGTTTTCTTGTTATTTATTAACTTTTAGCTTCATGCCTAATTCTATGAAGTTAcattgtcattaaaaaaaacaacaacatctgaaTATTTCAGGAGCTAATTGGCTTTTGTATCTGACTGTGGCTCGTGTTTCTTGAATGGATGTGGCAGGTCTTTGAAATTTTGAACCTTtaatataatgaaaaaataatggATGTCATCAGCTCTTGTAAGTTCACACGTCTTAGAGGTGTCTGTTAAAGCATGAAAATTAGAGTAAGATCTCAATAAAGGATGCTTCCTCCAAATGTTTAGATTTCTCATGAGAGATGCCAGGagaaaaattgcaaaaatgtTCCCTTGACAAAAGTTCTGTGATTATTTGCTTTTCTGTGTACAGCCTTGTGCACCGCATCTTTGTGCGCACATTTCAACCTGCCGAAATCCAACCCAATCCAATTTTATACTGAATATTCTGaaggttgtgtttttaaatgtaaaaaaaggcttggggaagaaaagaaaaaaaccccaaggtCTTCTTTCTCATATCTGTGCATGGAAATGTtggcagaaagaaaacaaaattacttTATGTAAAGCTGAAGACCTGTGTTTAAGAGCAAATAACACACATATATTTGTATTccttaaaacaaaatgaaaaattaaatatagAGGTAAATACCTCGCCCTTCTGAGCTTGCTGCATATATTGTTGCTTTGTCCCCAGTATCACTGACTGAATGGTTCACGTTGATAGTTTTAATTGTGTTGGGCAAATACTACTCTCTTATACAAACCTCAGTTATAAGTTCACTGGCCCGACAAAGTCAGGTAAAGCAAAGCTCATTGAAAGCTGCAGTCATGCTTCTGAATGACAAAAAACAAGCGTATGGAAAGCATTCGACATGTGGGACACACATGGTGTAGGACAGCTAGAGAGGAAAGCCTTTATAGCTGCTGCGACGCTGACATGTTTTAAATTGTGCAGGGACATGATGTAAGATCTAACCCTAAACCTTGCGTCTTCAGAGTTACCTAATCAATTTCCCTGCCCCACTCCATCCACTGTTGCCCTTCCTCCCATCTCAGGATCAGCTGACCTCTCTGAGTGCAGTGAATCTGTCGGGATTAGCCTCCAATCGGCAGTCTGATCGCACACAGCTCACGCACTCACAGATGGCTTTAGTCTGCAAACACTAGGAAACTAACGGGTAAGGAATGACACttctgaggggttttttttgtgatttctaaTGATACATAGTTGTTAGTTAAATCATTAAAGTTTTGGGGGAAATGCAGAAAAGAAGAGCACATGTGAAGGAAACTGAGCCAGCCATCTGTCTCAGATGATCTCCTGATCCCTCCACTGCAACAGCTTGAGTCTAAGTGCAGTTAATGCTCGTCTACAGTCAGTGTTACAACACCTTTGctattattttaaagaaaaggaaCCACTATATATTACACCTAGATTTATTTGATTAATTGCTTTGTTTCATTTGATAATGTTTTAAATATCTGATAGTTTATATTattgtaaaaaagaaagaaagaagggtTTTGTGGTATTCTATGTCATTTCTAGCACTTTTAGTTGTGCTGATATATTCCCTGACAAAAGTGGATGAGGCCTTTCTGATATTTTTGTACACTTTCAGCATGTTTTCTCAGTAAAACTGCTTACTTTGTGAAGTATCTATTCATAGAGCACAGTAGGCAAAAGCCCAGTAGACAGGATTACTAGTCTGAGTGCACAGTTGGAGTGAAACAAGCATTCCCAGCTTGTCACCATTTCAGTGCTGCCTGTGTCTTGTGTGTGGTTCTGTCTTGTCTTAGTCTTTCTTGTACATCACACAAACATGTTAGTGTGTACAGTTGTTGATATTTGTACGTTTTGTGTGTTTGCCACTTAATCAATGTGCTTATTTGTTTTCGTCCTGTTGTATGAAACCAGTGTTTATAGTATCCTTGTCACGATGGGCTCCATGGATGAAGAGCTGACCTGTTCTGTGTGCCGAGACACCTTCAGCCAATCCCAGCCCCTGCCCTGTGGTCACAGCTTCTGTCCTGCCTGTGTCCGGGAGGCCTGGAGCAGCCAGGGTGAAGGAAAAGGTCGCTTCACCTGTCCCCAGTGTCAGGAGGAGCACGGTGAAGTGCTGTGCGACTGCTGCCCTCCCGAGGCAGAGAAAGGACAACCGCCGTTGGCAGTTAAGACCTGCCTGAGGTGTGAAGTGTCGCTGTGTGCCGAACATCTCCGGCCTCATCTTGAGAGACCGGTGTTTAGCACCCACCTTTTGGTGGATCCGCTGGGCGATCTGTCCCAGCGAAGGTGCCCTGCGCACACAGAGCTGTTCCGCTACTACTGTGCTGACGAGAGAGTGTACGTGTGTGGCGACTGTCTGCTGGAAGGAGGCCACGCTCAGCACAAAGTGAAAGCACTGAGGCACGTGGAGGACGATCTGAAGGTGTGCTGGATGGATAATCAATTAAtgtatgtttttatgttaacGTGTGGTTGCTGTAATACCTACTGGGTGATTTTACAGGTCATTCTTCAGACACTGCTTATAAAAGCAGAGGAAAAACTGAAAGATGGAGAGCGAATCCTCAAAGAGCATGAGAACATCGATTCCACCATGGCAGTGAGTCCACATATTTATCTGTGCAAAGGAAATCTAATGACTCACAAAGCTGTTTGTACCAAAATCACAGGTCATGTGGTTTGATTGTGTCTCAATCACTGATCTGCCAGCAATCCAGTATTCTGTCCTCATTGGTTCCAGGACTCTCTGAGGCAGGACGATGCCCAGGTGGAGCAGCTGGGCTCAGACCTGCAGGTCCAGGTCAACAAGCTAGTGGTGGCACTGAGAGACATCACCAAGAGGGAGAGGCGGCAGGTCATGGATCGTGTCCATGAAGACTGCTTCAAAGTGAGGGACCACATGCACCAGACCCTAAGAATCCAGCACTATCTGGCCTTATTGCTGTCAGAGACAGATCCTTTCCTGCTCATCTGGGTGAGTGCAGCATTAGGTTTTTCGAGAACTAGGTCATGCAAACGAAACTAAATTATGGCTTAAGACAGGATGCACCAGTTTCCAGTAACGATCCAGTCCAA harbors:
- the sall2 gene encoding sal-like protein 2 isoform X1, coding for MSRRKQKRPQQLMSPTLGACRKLEHDDTSALKSHFFSFITDSTLCSLSSPQSSQLPLTLCSSLKGSQIASQLTEGQSLPCSPIKPHQQPLKDLQPSLSSDFPYSPLASHIQFSPGFKLFASNSAAFVSAVTYPPRSSQMASPKLGLSATTTTSSSSSSSSASLCPPPHPGSPSRVPEGPPSPVTPTPSPGVSSASGAPSRTQLSIALILEELRVLQQRQIHQMQITEEICRQVLRLGGASYSIDAPAQHLLPSVSQLCLEGSKRASSPITQPTASQPSTSMAPLLACFSSLLPSQAVNKPTQQCTSLSQILQPHKVQMEETGGAAGAHGFTRVSSRSSAPLNSSSVATTVASSTYPLALSLALPSRYLHEKSPNTTSVSGHSGLSFLNTPLPTSVPIVPNSQHALQSASNGGESSSASSSNNTGGRLQHACRFCGKMFSSDSALQIHLRSHTGERPYQCPVCLSRFTTRGNLKVHFLRHREQNPELSLSLLPPSLFGIALGTTGGSDMGQNMSSGSSSSAMNTIQKKRKNRAEDETAGDSLEISGSSTGLPLGASGGSTPSSLPLPPSVDLALISHSLLQLNRAAVVAAAASITTGSSNSSSSSSSSTSSLATSLLSNPSLSSSSAITGLFKGAKQHHFDENTPPHAPVLSPAAYSQLAHLPKLLFPNVSTPSSTPAAHSSLYNHPALGLLRTPLPSAPGSHQHASSSHSQLSFPFSSFPKVTGPPTTTNASSLPSSIAPTPTSETSKLQRLVEKLEKAPRPSSSPWSSSNTSNSVMEMLSGSTTTSLATSANSSFTNASNSTTYVMASPLSSSLVTTSVSNFTREMVAALGMGANGASAMAGGMLPSLITDPAGNLTSNQCGVCLRVLSCPRALRLHQATHLGERPFPCKICGRSFSTKGSLRSHIATHHARPPNARVQNSCPLCQRKFTNALVLQHHIRMHLGGQLPPDGTEDSAHEMPAESKAISLVQSQSQCTDPNATSSNTPPLAGHSKSIVSTQQVNTATVASVPASDSMKSAEFTQNPGKSAPSSPDHIPPSDLSPDPFMNPTTQTSPPGSADPPVLTVSVPLPASQQTDQASPTGEDNQVPQATVGFNLPKSTPSPFTSSVTKTTESPTATEMDCGEDEVSTSSDAFLGSKSNVEDLQSTPALDDPFSYTCPSTTSNPNLCDGNTTTTLESDPLSPRPQSPEPINKDKELSSPPPTPKQDQATVPEGEPKLTSALEDTDTTGAEVRGEPQKTATFVRETRQSFHFSSYGREERADGISGFGSSSILDASGPINLAPTLPSPMSRPEKKTYCCAECGKEYASRSGLKGHMKHHGVVSKTSRPSARSRRSSTDQLPSSTSMTSSNIPATRSSAGFWNQYQAFLNTSAEPTDDPTTAGRGENESSKSPVLSQMDPRAHEEAGEESSEGS
- the sall2 gene encoding sal-like protein 2 isoform X2: MYDTSALKSHFFSFITDSTLCSLSSPQSSQLPLTLCSSLKGSQIASQLTEGQSLPCSPIKPHQQPLKDLQPSLSSDFPYSPLASHIQFSPGFKLFASNSAAFVSAVTYPPRSSQMASPKLGLSATTTTSSSSSSSSASLCPPPHPGSPSRVPEGPPSPVTPTPSPGVSSASGAPSRTQLSIALILEELRVLQQRQIHQMQITEEICRQVLRLGGASYSIDAPAQHLLPSVSQLCLEGSKRASSPITQPTASQPSTSMAPLLACFSSLLPSQAVNKPTQQCTSLSQILQPHKVQMEETGGAAGAHGFTRVSSRSSAPLNSSSVATTVASSTYPLALSLALPSRYLHEKSPNTTSVSGHSGLSFLNTPLPTSVPIVPNSQHALQSASNGGESSSASSSNNTGGRLQHACRFCGKMFSSDSALQIHLRSHTGERPYQCPVCLSRFTTRGNLKVHFLRHREQNPELSLSLLPPSLFGIALGTTGGSDMGQNMSSGSSSSAMNTIQKKRKNRAEDETAGDSLEISGSSTGLPLGASGGSTPSSLPLPPSVDLALISHSLLQLNRAAVVAAAASITTGSSNSSSSSSSSTSSLATSLLSNPSLSSSSAITGLFKGAKQHHFDENTPPHAPVLSPAAYSQLAHLPKLLFPNVSTPSSTPAAHSSLYNHPALGLLRTPLPSAPGSHQHASSSHSQLSFPFSSFPKVTGPPTTTNASSLPSSIAPTPTSETSKLQRLVEKLEKAPRPSSSPWSSSNTSNSVMEMLSGSTTTSLATSANSSFTNASNSTTYVMASPLSSSLVTTSVSNFTREMVAALGMGANGASAMAGGMLPSLITDPAGNLTSNQCGVCLRVLSCPRALRLHQATHLGERPFPCKICGRSFSTKGSLRSHIATHHARPPNARVQNSCPLCQRKFTNALVLQHHIRMHLGGQLPPDGTEDSAHEMPAESKAISLVQSQSQCTDPNATSSNTPPLAGHSKSIVSTQQVNTATVASVPASDSMKSAEFTQNPGKSAPSSPDHIPPSDLSPDPFMNPTTQTSPPGSADPPVLTVSVPLPASQQTDQASPTGEDNQVPQATVGFNLPKSTPSPFTSSVTKTTESPTATEMDCGEDEVSTSSDAFLGSKSNVEDLQSTPALDDPFSYTCPSTTSNPNLCDGNTTTTLESDPLSPRPQSPEPINKDKELSSPPPTPKQDQATVPEGEPKLTSALEDTDTTGAEVRGEPQKTATFVRETRQSFHFSSYGREERADGISGFGSSSILDASGPINLAPTLPSPMSRPEKKTYCCAECGKEYASRSGLKGHMKHHGVVSKTSRPSARSRRSSTDQLPSSTSMTSSNIPATRSSAGFWNQYQAFLNTSAEPTDDPTTAGRGENESSKSPVLSQMDPRAHEEAGEESSEGS